The genomic stretch GCGAGGCGGGCGATCGCGTCGGCGGGCCCGGCGACGACGGTCTGGCCGCCGCCGTTGTGGTTCGCGGCGGTGAGCCCGAGCGACTCGAGGGCAGCGGCGAGCTCGTCGGCGTCGCCACCGAGGACGGCCGCCATCGACGTCGGCTCGAGGGCAGCGGCGGCCGCCATCGCACGGCCGCGCTCGGCGACCAGGGACACCGCGTCGGTCGGGGTGAGGACACCGGCGACGGCAGCGGCGGTGAACTCACCGACGGAGTGTCCGGCGACGCCGCCGACCAGGTCACGTCGACCGTCGGCGAGCAGGGCGTCGGCGGTCACGAGTCCGGCGGCCACGATGAGCGGCTGCGCCAGGGCGGTGTCCTTGATGGTCTCCGCGTCGGAGTTCGTGCCGTGTTCGGCCAGGTCGACGCCGATCGCCTCGGACCACTGCCCGACTCGGTCACGGACGGCGGATTCCTCGAGCCAGGGGGCGAGGAAGCCGGGGGTCTGGGAGCCCTGTCCGGGCGCGACGACGACGATCACCGGTCAATCCTGTCTGCCTGTCCCCGCAGGACCCGTGTGGACTCCCCACACGGATTCCGCCGGTCCGTTGTAGGAACCCCTACCGCCGGGTGGGACGTCGACGGGTGGACGCCGATTCGGA from Curtobacterium sp. MCLR17_032 encodes the following:
- a CDS encoding ACP S-malonyltransferase, translated to MIVVVAPGQGSQTPGFLAPWLEESAVRDRVGQWSEAIGVDLAEHGTNSDAETIKDTALAQPLIVAAGLVTADALLADGRRDLVGGVAGHSVGEFTAAAVAGVLTPTDAVSLVAERGRAMAAAAALEPTSMAAVLGGDADELAAALESLGLTAANHNGGGQTVVAGPADAIARLAAEPPAKARVIPLAVAGAFHTRFMAPAVDRVAPVAAAATVQDPTLPLWTNADGSQVEDGRHFVDLMVRQIASPVHWDAVMSSFQQAGVTGIIELAPAGALVGLAKRGLRGTPTAAIKTPEDLPAAVELLESAAADTTEGTR